Part of the Benincasa hispida cultivar B227 chromosome 12, ASM972705v1, whole genome shotgun sequence genome is shown below.
GGGCCAATAGGGTAGTCCTTTCCCTTCTTTGTAGCAGTCTCAGGCATAACCCCTCTTCAAAATGTTCTTCTTGAACCTTTCCACCTTCATGTGCCCTTGCTCTTGTTCACTGCCTTGCTACGCTTAAGAGACCATGCAAGGTATTGAAAATGCAACTATATTAAGAACTTTGTAATTGTGAATGTCGAAATGAAAAAATGgtgattataaataaatgttgaAGTAAGAACTGAAAATCCAATGTAGGATTGTACTTACAGTATCTCGTTCTTGAATGAGAGGTTGAAAGATGGATGGATAAGAAAAACTAAACTTCTCATAGAGTTGCAAAGAACTACCATTTCCACTAGATTCCTAAAGCAACACATCCATTGCAAAAGAATGATTTTTGCAACATTAGGAAGTATATAATGCATGTACTGATTCGTACTTCAACGAAAATTGATATGCTTAATTATGATCTTTCAGATGTTAATAAgcaaggttcataagtaacaAACGCAATCATATTGAGGGGAAAACACAAATGTTCGagaaaacaaaggaaaaatGTTAAACTTTGATTGGACTGAACCTCTTTGAAAGTTTTGCAAGTAGCCAATCTGTATTCTAAacaaatgttttcaaatttatgtctCTTAGTCTGTATTTTCTATGGTCACCTTTGTCTCGGTTCCTAGCCTAATCTATACCTACTGAAAATTTAGGAAACATGGCCTAAAGTAAGGAAGTTTCCTTTATATTGCATCCGTAATAAGGCTGAATCACTTAAAAACATATACAATTGAAGCTTTAATATAGACAAGATTTTAGCTGAGACGATATTCATAAAATTTTGCTAATATATAGATCCTTGATGTATTTGAGGTTACTAACCAATTACACTAAAAAAGCTTTAAATTCAGTATAACAATATCATTAAAATTGGTTGTCTATGAATGATAACTAAAGGTGTCAACGGTTTGAATTCAAACAAATCAATACAAGGTTTCGAGTGGGAAAGAACCTCATCATTGTTATGAGAAAAATCAGATTTCGATGTTATTCCACAAACAACGGAGCTTACTAAACTCAACTTCTCAGTCCAATTCAGAGCATTCCATGCCCTTTCTAGCTGcatgaataaataaatcatattgGAGCGATCGAATGGATTAAATTATCTGAATGGGCCAAATTCTACAATCATTTGTACTTGCCAAAACAGAATAGTATCATCTTGCAGGAGAAAATACATACAGTTATTTCAATTGGCTGGTCCCCCAAAACTATTTGAGCACCAACTTCTTCAGATGCTTTACGAGTAGCTTGAAACTGCATGATTAATGAGAGTTTCATGAACTTGTTGTAGATATACAGACCTATACACTGGTACATCTAGAAATTACTTGgtcatttgaaaagttgtttATTAAAGTACCTCATCTCCAAAAGCACTACAAGAAATCTGACTTCTCCCGACGTCACAATTCGTTGAAAAAGTGTGAAAAATGCATTGGGAGAGCCTCTCCCAATGCATAAAGATTTGTCGAGAGTTTGGTCAGGAGAAACCCGCTGGGAGAGGAACTTCTGATACACTTCAAAACAGTGTCGGGAGTTAGCCAGGGAACTCTCGATGCACATATAGGGCGTCGAGAGTTCCAGTAACTGCCGACGCCTGATATATGGCGTCGGCAGTTCTAGAACTCTCGATGCCCTATATGTGCATTGGGAGTTCCCCGACTAACTCCCGACATCGTTTTAAAATGCGTTGGGAGTTTCCGAACTCCCGACGGTTGTTCCATGCATCCGGAGTTCCAGAACTCCCGACAGTTTTATTTAATGCGTCGGGAGTTACAAGAACTCCGACGCAGTAATACATGCGTGGGGAGTTCATTCATTAGTTGAAAATTGTCTAtcgaatatttttaatttatcgtttgtatttttttaaaatttgatctgaataacctgtaaaacataaataaaccaaataaagattcacataattaaacagcgaaaatgaagtccatattaaacaagtaaataaaaattacaatatccaaatAAAGTTGATactagaacttcataaacattcataacacaaatacatagaagaaataaaatgaaaacaatgtctAGAACACGTCTGGAACacaacatcttcaacaattgtcccaGCTCATCTTCGAATAGCATtctacaataaaataaaaacattcaaatgtcatatcggtaaacatccacaacacgttcaaacttcaatatgggtgtaatgaaactctacccaccccccatgacaaacatggaacctcccgaacatcaaaacacataaaatgagtaaacaaggaccaacacacataaaactcaaactttgtccccaaaatggtttaagcAAATctcaccccccccccccccacaacATATTagaacttcgtaaacattcataaacacataagaactccaagttcaaggACAAGACGGTGTAATGAAAACTCTACCCACCCGCCGCGAaaaacatggaacctcccgaacataaaaaacacacaaacgAGTAAACAAGAACCAACACACATAATACTaaaactttgtccccaaaatggtttaaccccCCCCTCCGCCctaacacattaaacttcgtaaacattcataaacacacaagaactccaagttcaatgaCAAGACGGGTGTAACAACTCAATCCATAAttgaaacatccacaatccatgAGAATCttgttttgatttaattttggaGCTTTTGAAAATGATATTTGGAAAGTCAAATTAATTCACATTCAACAACAAATGGGAATCAATCGATAATgattaattgaaacatatacaaTGATTAATTGAAAGATCTACAATAACACAATAATAATTTtgcataaattatttaaatcatgatttttcaattaatgaatcaataatgattaaattaatatacaagagaaaataatgatttaaataaatatataagagaaaataaaatgaagaagATTACTGGCAGCGGCGGTGGGCAGTTGATTATGGCTGCTGACCGAAGAGAGGAGGCGGCGTTGGGAAGGAGGGaaaaaatgggagagggagggaGAGGAGGGGAGAAGGGTGAATGGGTAGCGGCGGGGGGGGGGAAGGAGGGAAAAAATGGAAAGGGAGGGAGAGGAGTGGGGGAAGGGTGAATGGGTAGCGGCGGGGGGAAGGAGGGAAAAAATGGGAAAGGGAGGGAGAGGAGTGGGGGGAGGGCGAAGGGGTAGTGACGGCGGGGAAGAAGGGGAAAAATGGGAGAGGGCGGGAGAGAAGTGGGGGAGGTCGAAGGAGTGGCGGCGGTGGGAAAGGAGGGgaaaaatgggagagggagggaAAGGAATGGGGGCGAGCAAAGGGGTGGCGGGTTAGGGTTAGAAGAGAGGGAAGAAATGGGGAAAAATAGGGAAGAAGGGATCTGGTTTAAACCAGATCCCATCTCACGACGCTGCCCGACGAGTGTCGAGAGAGCCATCGGGAGTTCCAAGGGAACTCCGACGGCTAATGTATGGCGTTGGGAGTTCCCTGGGAACTTCCGACGACTATTTTAGTCAACGGGAGTTCCTGGGGAACTCCTGATGGGCCTTTACGGCGTTGAGAGTTCTCCGGGAACTCTCGACGCCTTCTTACGTTGTCGAGAGAGACTGTTTCTCCCGATGATCAAACTCTCGACGCTTGATTTAGGCGTCGGAgaactcatttttcttgtagtgaaggATGTTGACATCTAATGAAATTTTGGATGAAAAAACTGTGAGAAACAGACGCAAAGCAAGAGTAGTTTGGCCTCTTGAAAATGGGAAAGTTTTAGACAACTTTTTTGCCaaaaacaaacatacaaaatgATACTCCTTACCTAGGTTTATGCTGCGACCAACAGCACTCAAAAAACCATCCCCACTCAAGGAGAACATGTTGGAATTCAGTTTTTGGTCTGGCTCACCGGTATCTAAAGTATACATGATACCAGCTCTGGAACAAATGCCTGCAATAATTTAAGATCATGTTGATTTTtacaaagaaaaacaataactaTCAGATCTGTCCAGTGTTGAAAACTAGCAATCATTGACTTAAAATGCAAACATCACAAAACTTATCCAAAATCCAGATTTGTCCAAATCCAAAACATCAAAATCTCACCAAAATTTGAGTTATCAGAGACGGACGAAACCACAGATGGCACTACGGACGGACGACAACCACCTGATTTGCATGACCAAGCTTGGACGACGGTAAGAGAGAGCCTTAAGGATGGAGGGTTTTGCACGAGCTTGGACGAGGGTTTGGGGAGAAATGGCACAGCGCGTTCGAACGTTGGGGGGgggggagttttttttttttttttttttttttttttttggaaaaagcGGATCTTgcatgtcggttttaaaccgacattgtaggcattaaagatccatttttttaaaaaaaaaaaataataccgacattatacatctgaTTTCACTTTTTCTAACCGACGTTAAAGTCTAAAATTCTTGTAGTAATTGTTTGGATCATATcaaaagtagtgtctataggcttaatttacaaaaacaaaaacaaaaaataaaataattatcaaatgagacctaaaatatatctatttttcaatatttactCCAATTTATTCTGTCCTTTTATAAATTCCTCCAAGAGTAATCACATCATTTGACATTCACAATGTGCAACTATATTATTCTTTCATAATTGTTAGATATATACATATAacgttttgaaaattaatgattTTATCATACATCCTTGAAATTAACAGAGAACAGTCGgttgaataattttttcaaactaGATTACAATGAAAGCGTTTTGGTAACACATTATTAAGTGTAATAATACAAAATTAGGTATAGTACTCCTAGTGATAAGTTTTCAATTTAAGAATATATCTCTTTTTTGAGAgagaatatataatattaataattaaacgtACTAAGGTTCATTTTGTAAAATATGCTTAATTATTATTGGCAGCTGATTAGGGACCAATTTGCAAATCAGGATGTTTGAAAGTTTGATGAACTGAATCGGATTCCTATTATGACTTATTTTGAAGCTTCTGTTCATCTTGTTTGCCCCATAAAAGCAAATACAGCCCTATGATGACGATGCCTCCACCAACAATGctgcacaaaatacaaaattacaactatattatttcaaaatattaataagtttttaaacttttaattttgtgtataataaatcataaaacttcgtttggtaatcatttgggtcccgtttgataactattttgttctcgatttttgtttttaaaaagttaaacttATCAATGGtttgaaaaaccaaatttcttccattgttatctactttttaccaatggtttgaAAAACCAagctaattttgaaaattaaaaaagtcgcttttaaaacttgattttttttagagttagactaagaattcaaccatcatacttaagaaagatgcaaatcattgtaagaaagtaaaagaaaataaacttaattttcaaataccaaaaacaaaaaaggaaattgttatcaaatggGACTTATTTAGATTTTgggttttaatttttgaaaaattaagcctataaacacacATTATTCCATGTCTAAAATGCTTTATTATCTAACttttaccaatgttttaaaaaaccaagccaaagttttaaacacaaaaaaaaaaaaaaaaattcaaaacttgttttgtttttctaatttagCTAAGAACACAACTCTTatatttgagtaagatgcaaattattgagaaatagacttaattttaataaacgaaaaataaaaaacgaaatagttaccaaattgGCCTTAAATCACTAACAAAACCAggttaaaattttcttaaatcaaGTCATTTGGTTTTCATGTTTGTAATTGTATAATTGTAGTTAGAAGTTGTTTACCTGCCCAAGTAAAGCTTTTGTCCAAAAACAAAGTAAGCTAAAAGCGCAACCAAAATTGTACAAAGCGGATTGTACATTGTCACAAAAACTGGCCCTTTCTCTTCTGTGCACCAcaattgtatatatattatcaaaccTGAGCACACAATTCCCTGCAACAAGTATAGTATATCATATTcatcttcaaattttaaacaattaattaagggattttaattacttttaattaatAACCATTAAACCTAATTATATGAAGGTTTCTTTCTTTGATCATTTGGTTAGTTTCCTTACAGCATAGATAATGGCCCAGAGATCAATGTTGAATCCAACACTCCAAACTCCTGGCTTGTGTTGTGTCAACACTGTGTACACACCCGCTTGTGCTGCTCCAATCAGGTTCATCCACATCGTTAGCGATAGCTGTGCTGGGTATCGTTTTAACGTAAATGCCTGTGTTAAGGTAAGaatttttagtaaattatacTTTTGGTTCTTAAAGTTTAAGTAAGAGATTGATTTTGTTCTTGTGAAAACGTGTAACCTTATCTCAAGTTTCGAAAATCATTccatttaaatattgaatataattaaccCTTAAGTTAAATAACTAATGGAGATGTTGATGTGAcacttttataataaaaaattatgatgTGTCATTAGGGTTAGAAACCTGCATAACATAGGAAATGGCCCAAGAAAGGCAGCTTGAAACAGTAAGAAGTGAACCCTTAAGCCAATCCTCATGGAAATTAGTAGCTCTGTGTTGGATATGGATGAAAGGATGCCATATATTTCTAATTATAGGTCCTTTATAGAAAGTCATTATCATCACACCACCTAATGAAACCAATGTCCCCATAACTTTTGCTATTCCTTTTGGATGTTTAAGATCAACAACCTCCATTCTGCCCATATAAAAAATAGTGCATTAGAATACACCTCATTTCATAACGTTTctgttttgtgtaatttttttacttaattcgatcaaatatattttaacctTTAAGTAtgtgaaaattgaaataatcagACCTGAGTATAACCGCAATTATGAACGTCAAGCCAGGAATAGTGTTGAGCATTGATGATATAAAGGTGGGAGATGTGTATCTCAAGCTTGCAAAGTACGTGTTGAGACTCAAACTCACCCTACAtatttcttcatcattttaatctctaaactttataatattggAATGAATTATATGCGTGACATTAATCAAAACTTACCCTAAAAGAGAGAGAACAAAAATCTCCAAGAATAGTGCCACTGTGATCCTTGgtcttgatttcctacaaaaacCAACATGTATATCAAAGAAATTTTCGtgcatataaaaatttaaatatataatcctCAAAATTTGAGACGATAATAGTGGTACTTTCAACATTAGAGGAGaattgtccattttttttttccatagttttgattaatgaaaaaaaagacaaaacaagTAGAGGTTGAAATTTTTTAGATGAGTACCTTTCGAGAAAATAAGCAAAGGGAAACAAGACGATGATAGCAATGATTTGTCGATAAGTGATGTGAACATGAGGATTCATGCCATGCTTGAAGGAGGCATCcgtaaaaaaatacaaaaatgtgTACCCGAACTGAGTAAAGATTATGAAGATGTGTGGCTTAAACCTATTAAAAAATACTCGTAACAAACAAGCATTCACCATCATGGCGATGGACGATATCTACCCCTCCACACCAAACAAGTTAATTGAGGTGAGGTTGAGAGTGTACATATAGAAGAACTTCATTGGAAGTATCAAGTTGATAAAGAAAGGTTATTGGTGAAGCATTAATTCTTAGTAGTTGTCACAATCCTATACCTTTTTTATTGCATTACTTATTCCAAATTAATAAAGGACAAATACCTTCCTTTTACTTTACTAATCAAACTATTTTTGGCTATTTAGAATATATGAAAAGATTGATTCAACTCTAGATTTGAGTATATATGGAAAGATTAACCTAACTTTTAGTACGAtaacatattaaattaattaatggtaTATAGGTTTGATTAAATTTTGACTGGAAAATTTGAGCAAAATGGAGGTGAGATATGAGTGGGaaagtttgaaaataaagatttttttttttaatattaaaataacaatgGACAGATTcggttgttttttttaattacaagaCAATGAAGGAAGAGAAACTTGTTGCATTTGTTTATAGAATTTAACTCATTTGGGAATGAATCCAATTCTTGATAATATTTTGTGTATGATTCTCTCAACCAAAAAATCAACAACGATTTTATTCGTTGGATCAAACGATTACATTTTTCAAAGACAATTCTTATGTGAGTGATAGTGTTTAGATTTTAACTTCTATTTCAAGTTGCTATTgtacaaaatttctttttaaagaataattttaaaatgtttatgaaaGGTCAAGCTTAATATtatgatttttgaaaaaaaaaaaaagagtattcttgaaaaaaaaataaagtttgatTAATAAAAAGTATGCTACAAAAATAAGTAATCCATAAGCATCAGTAAAAGcagaatcatatccaaaagcCAGATAATTTATAATCGGAtaaaaaaaggaacaaaagTCCAATTGATTTACAAGAAAAAAGTAATTGCTAAATAACAATGGAAAATAAACGTACAAATTTGCTTTAAAGTTTTATAGATACTTAAGAATAAAATatgcataaaaaaatatatcgaaAAAATAGATTGCAAGAACTTAAGGAGATTATTTAGTTGTGATGTTATCATAATTTTATAGAAACCGAAATAAATTATTCTTGTACTGTCATCATAACTTTATATAACTTTAATGGATATTATGATGATCCCACTCAACATTTAACTTACATGCACTGGCAATTTTATCGAAAGAATAGTCTGAAGAAGACAATCCAATTCGATGGATAAAAAAACAGttcaaaatattgataaaaaaaaataattagttaaaaGATTTTCACATATTGAAATGAGATcaacaaatcaaatttaattatatttccaTAGTATTAaaagattattttaaataattggtgGATATAAATAATCTaagaaaatcatgaaattaagtaaaattaacATAAGTATTaagtatatataattgtatccaaagtaaaaaaaaacactctttaataaaaataataagttttGGTTAGTTCGGGTTGACTCGGTTATTTTttgtgaacccatgaaccaactcaacccataaagttttcatttatttgaacccaactcaacccgaACCATACAAGTTAGGTTGGATTGATCCGATTTTTCGGGTTATTGGGTTTTTTGAATACCATGATGTAAAACCTTATACCAAAAAAGGATACTACGTACCTTTACCTATTTCCGTGTACCAAACAACCTCTAAGTTTAAACCATAATTTGGAATCGAGCTGCTGTGAAAAACAAAGACCTCTTATTCTCAAAGTAGATAGAATATGCATCCACTCAGAAATTGCCACTTGGCAATTCGGATTGATGTGAGTGGAGAAAATAATCAATCAAATGCTCAACAAAAACGTGAATATAGCTTAACGATAATTAACATATATGAATACGAATAACGAGGACCAAATTGCCCAAAAGGAAGAGAGATTCTATCAAGAATCTGCACAAGGCCAAACCCCTGCATTTATACTGGCATCTCTCTAAAGTTCCATCAGATTGAAGGGGAAAAAACCAATTCTTTTTCAACAAACTGCTCCTTGGCATCATTCTACCATATATCTTGATTCCCTTTCTTTGTCAAAAAAATGAACGAAGACTAGAAAGATGTAAGAAAATTACGTGAAGTTTTCGCGGTATGAATATGTGTTCAAACTGCAACCAATATCCAGAGCATAATCAGAGCTGAAACGGCTATGGTTATCCAGCTTAGAAAGGCCAAAACAACAGAGATTTGGAATTTTCGGCATTCGTCCCCAAAATTGCAGTGTCCTAAGTCGCTGAAGAACAATACCGCTACCCCACCGGAGGCAGAAGCTGCAGCGAGAGACAATGTTGCTGTCACCTGTAAACCAATAAATTGATAAATGGATGAACTTCCTTTATAATAATCACAAGACACAATCTTAAGCAACTCAGAATTCTCATTTCTCACCCAATCCCCAACGACAAAGAGGCTGACCAGAATAGGATTGTGAAGCATCTTCTTTCTTACCAATGCATATGCATCTAACAATGCTAGCATAAAACTCCAAGTCACTTGCAAACCCATTGATGCGATCACATAGCTGCAAATCATGAGTAAATCATAAACTAGGAGTTCAATTCCTGTCGTATATCATCTCAAAGTTTGATAAGTTCACTGTATGATAGAGATTTTATTATATCCAAAAAGCAATGATAACATTCCAAGCAACCGAGAGTAGTAGTAGAGAGAAAAATACAGCAAAGGCACAGAGTTGTATGTATGACGGGCAAATGTATGTTTTATCTTGATTTCGAACGAGCCAGACGAGTATGTTCGTATGGTATCAGAGGGTACATCGCAGTTTCTTCTACACAATTATATTCACTGATGTTCTCAAGGAATGTATATGATCTAATGTAAAACATGAAAAAGGTTATTTAGAAAGAAACTAAATTGAACTTGTAACAACAAAATCTTCCGATAtcaaatgaataaaaatgaataacAGACGAAGCAAATGCTAAGCTCAAGAATGCAAGTGCGCTTTCAGAAAAACAGCTCTTGGAACTCCTA
Proteins encoded:
- the LOC120092791 gene encoding WAT1-related protein At5g07050-like yields the protein MMVNACLLRVFFNRFKPHIFIIFTQFGYTFLYFFTDASFKHGMNPHVHITYRQIIAIIVLFPFAYFLERKSRPRITVALFLEIFVLSLLGVSLSLNTYFASLRYTSPTFISSMLNTIPGLTFIIAVILRMEVVDLKHPKGIAKVMGTLVSLGGVMIMTFYKGPIIRNIWHPFIHIQHRATNFHEDWLKGSLLTVSSCLSWAISYVMQAFTLKRYPAQLSLTMWMNLIGAAQAGVYTVLTQHKPGVWSVGFNIDLWAIIYAGIVCSGLIIYIQLWCTEEKGPVFVTMYNPLCTILVALLAYFVFGQKLYLGSIVGGGIVIIGLYLLLWGKQDEQKLQNKS
- the LOC120067751 gene encoding CASP-like protein 5B3 isoform X2, with amino-acid sequence MVGQSTRAAEDGHLEIFISHFYFLSTFVSFHFDSSMINGTQVCYVIASMGLQVTWSFMLALLDAYALVRKKMLHNPILVSLFVVGDWVTATLSLAAASASGGVAVLFFSDLGHCNFGDECRKFQISVVLAFLSWITIAVSALIMLWILVAV
- the LOC120067751 gene encoding CASP-like protein 5B3 isoform X1; the protein is MLDFPGTPGTLTGFVLRILQCVFAAGSIASMATSVGFYNFTAFCYVIASMGLQVTWSFMLALLDAYALVRKKMLHNPILVSLFVVGDWVTATLSLAAASASGGVAVLFFSDLGHCNFGDECRKFQISVVLAFLSWITIAVSALIMLWILVAV